A section of the Telopea speciosissima isolate NSW1024214 ecotype Mountain lineage chromosome 3, Tspe_v1, whole genome shotgun sequence genome encodes:
- the LOC122654709 gene encoding rhamnogalacturonan I rhamnosyltransferase 1 isoform X2, producing the protein MEVRSEALSLRCDKLPTSVLPKTRLQLWFIRVCSSILLWTCFVHLVVFGEFWHPQLLTGLSNQVSRFTYSHRKEGSSPITPPIMHRQLLPPRIYKSNGYLKVSCNGGLNQMRAGICDMVTVARLLNLTLVVPELDKTSFWADPSNFGDIFNVKHFINSLRDEVQIIRRMPKRLSRKTAYKPLVMPPVSWSSEKYYLEKILPLLSRYKVIHFIKTDTRLANNELPINLQMLRCRVNFEALKFTPQIEALGHKLVQILQQRGSFVALHLRYEMDMLAFSGCTQGCTEEEAEELKRMRYAYPWWKEKEIVSAERRSLGLCPLTPEEAALVLQALGFQKDTYIYIASGEIYGSKRRLAALKDVFPRIVKKEMLLDPKDLQQFQNHSSQMAALDFMVSVASDIFIPTYDGNMAKLVEGHRRYFGFKKTILLDRKRLVELLDLHQNRTLSWKEFVIAVRLAHEKSVGQPAHRRVIVDKPKEEDYFYANPQECLCIRTDCIGLLSPVNSSVIQ; encoded by the exons ATGGAGGTTAGATCGGAGGCTTTATCTTTGCGGTGTGATAAGCTTCCAACCTCCGTGCTTCCCAAGACTCGTTTGCAACTTTGGTTCATTCGCGTCTGTTCCAGCATTTTGTTATGGACTTGCTTTGTTCACCTGGTTGTCTTCGGGGAATTCTGGCATCCACAGTTGTTGACTGGCTTGTCCAACCAGGTATCAAGGTTCACTTACTCACACCGTAAGGAAGGGTCTTCTCCAATTACCCCTCCAATAATGCACCGGCAGCTTTTACCTCCAA GAATCTATAAAAGCAATGGTTATCTTAAAGTGTCTTGCAATGGAGGCTTGAATCAAATGCGTGCTGGG ATCTGTGACATGGTGACAGTTGCTCGGCTTTTGAACCTCACCTTGGTTGTTCCAGAGCTTGACAAGACTTCTTTCTGGGCAGACCCCAG CAATTTTGGTGACATATTTAATGTGAAACACTTCATTAATTCCTTGAGAGATGAAGTCCAAATCATCAGGAGGATGCCAAAGAGGCTTAGTAGGAAAACTGCATATAAACCTTTAGTGATGCCACCAGTGAGCTGGTCGAGTGAAAAATATTACTTGGAGAAG ATCTTGCCACTTCTAAGCAGGTATAAAGTGATTCACTTTATTAAAACAGATACACGTCTGGCAAATAATGAGCTCCCTATCAACCTTCAGATGCTCAGGTGCCGTGTTAATTTTGAGGCGTTGAAATTCACTCCTCAGATTGAGGCCTTGGGGCACAAATTGGTTCAAATTCTTCAACAGAGGGGATCATTTGTAGCATTGCATCTGAGATATGAGATGGACATGTTAGCTTTCTCAGGTTGTACTCAAGGCTGCactgaagaagaagcagaggagcTGAAGAGGATGAG ATATGCATATCCTTggtggaaagagaaagaaatagtATCTGCAGAGAGGAGATCCCTAGGTTTGTGCCCTCTTACACCAGAGGAAGCTGCTTTAGTTTTGCAAGCATTAGGCTTCCAGAAGGACACTTATATTTACATTGCTTCTGGTGAGATATATGGTAGCAAACGGAGGCTTGCTGCACTAAAAGATGTTTTTCCTCGGATT GTGAAAAAGGAGATGCTATTAGATCCAAAGGATCTGCAACAATTCCAGAACCACTCTTCTCAAATGGCAGCCTTGGATTTTATGGTTTCAGTTGCTAGTGACATTTTCATCCCCACTTATGATGGAAACATGGCGAAACTTGTTGAAGGTCACCGCAG GtactttgggtttaagaagacCATCCTGTTGGATCGAAAAAGGCTTGTTGAGCTGCTTGATTTGCACCAGAATAGGACACTTTCATGGAAAGAGTTTGTAATTGCTGTTAGGTTGGCACATGAGAAAAGTGTAGGACAACCTGCTCACCGGAGAGTTATTGTGGACAAGCCAaaggaggaagattatttcTATGCTAACCCGCAAGAGTGTCTCTGCATAAGGACAGATTGCATTGGATTATTAAGTCCAGTTAACTCAAGTGTTATCCAATAA
- the LOC122654709 gene encoding rhamnogalacturonan I rhamnosyltransferase 1 isoform X1, with protein MEVRSEALSLRCDKLPTSVLPKTRLQLWFIRVCSSILLWTCFVHLVQVSRFTYSHRKEGSSPITPPIMHRQLLPPSETAPLHLQLLPISETASIPRQLPTPTESAAIPRRLPPPRIYKSNGYLKVSCNGGLNQMRAGICDMVTVARLLNLTLVVPELDKTSFWADPSNFGDIFNVKHFINSLRDEVQIIRRMPKRLSRKTAYKPLVMPPVSWSSEKYYLEKILPLLSRYKVIHFIKTDTRLANNELPINLQMLRCRVNFEALKFTPQIEALGHKLVQILQQRGSFVALHLRYEMDMLAFSGCTQGCTEEEAEELKRMRYAYPWWKEKEIVSAERRSLGLCPLTPEEAALVLQALGFQKDTYIYIASGEIYGSKRRLAALKDVFPRIVKKEMLLDPKDLQQFQNHSSQMAALDFMVSVASDIFIPTYDGNMAKLVEGHRRYFGFKKTILLDRKRLVELLDLHQNRTLSWKEFVIAVRLAHEKSVGQPAHRRVIVDKPKEEDYFYANPQECLCIRTDCIGLLSPVNSSVIQ; from the exons ATGGAGGTTAGATCGGAGGCTTTATCTTTGCGGTGTGATAAGCTTCCAACCTCCGTGCTTCCCAAGACTCGTTTGCAACTTTGGTTCATTCGCGTCTGTTCCAGCATTTTGTTATGGACTTGCTTTGTTCACCTGGT CCAGGTATCAAGGTTCACTTACTCACACCGTAAGGAAGGGTCTTCTCCAATTACCCCTCCAATAATGCACCGGCAGCTTTTACCTCCAAGTGAGACCGCTCCACTGCACCTGCAGCTTCTGCCTATAAGTGAGACTGCTTCAATTCCCCGGCAGCTGCCTACTCCAACTGAGTCCGCTGCAATTCCCCGGCGGCTCCCACCTCCAa GAATCTATAAAAGCAATGGTTATCTTAAAGTGTCTTGCAATGGAGGCTTGAATCAAATGCGTGCTGGG ATCTGTGACATGGTGACAGTTGCTCGGCTTTTGAACCTCACCTTGGTTGTTCCAGAGCTTGACAAGACTTCTTTCTGGGCAGACCCCAG CAATTTTGGTGACATATTTAATGTGAAACACTTCATTAATTCCTTGAGAGATGAAGTCCAAATCATCAGGAGGATGCCAAAGAGGCTTAGTAGGAAAACTGCATATAAACCTTTAGTGATGCCACCAGTGAGCTGGTCGAGTGAAAAATATTACTTGGAGAAG ATCTTGCCACTTCTAAGCAGGTATAAAGTGATTCACTTTATTAAAACAGATACACGTCTGGCAAATAATGAGCTCCCTATCAACCTTCAGATGCTCAGGTGCCGTGTTAATTTTGAGGCGTTGAAATTCACTCCTCAGATTGAGGCCTTGGGGCACAAATTGGTTCAAATTCTTCAACAGAGGGGATCATTTGTAGCATTGCATCTGAGATATGAGATGGACATGTTAGCTTTCTCAGGTTGTACTCAAGGCTGCactgaagaagaagcagaggagcTGAAGAGGATGAG ATATGCATATCCTTggtggaaagagaaagaaatagtATCTGCAGAGAGGAGATCCCTAGGTTTGTGCCCTCTTACACCAGAGGAAGCTGCTTTAGTTTTGCAAGCATTAGGCTTCCAGAAGGACACTTATATTTACATTGCTTCTGGTGAGATATATGGTAGCAAACGGAGGCTTGCTGCACTAAAAGATGTTTTTCCTCGGATT GTGAAAAAGGAGATGCTATTAGATCCAAAGGATCTGCAACAATTCCAGAACCACTCTTCTCAAATGGCAGCCTTGGATTTTATGGTTTCAGTTGCTAGTGACATTTTCATCCCCACTTATGATGGAAACATGGCGAAACTTGTTGAAGGTCACCGCAG GtactttgggtttaagaagacCATCCTGTTGGATCGAAAAAGGCTTGTTGAGCTGCTTGATTTGCACCAGAATAGGACACTTTCATGGAAAGAGTTTGTAATTGCTGTTAGGTTGGCACATGAGAAAAGTGTAGGACAACCTGCTCACCGGAGAGTTATTGTGGACAAGCCAaaggaggaagattatttcTATGCTAACCCGCAAGAGTGTCTCTGCATAAGGACAGATTGCATTGGATTATTAAGTCCAGTTAACTCAAGTGTTATCCAATAA